The Dethiosulfovibrio peptidovorans DSM 11002 genome has a window encoding:
- a CDS encoding aspartate carbamoyltransferase catalytic subunit, which produces MSWSRKNLFDLEDWDRSDFEVFLELASKHKASLDTPKRRGELLRGRTVVNLFFEPSTRTRTSFEMAEQFLGAEVINWASSGSSLSKGETLRDTAWTLKAMGIDSIVMRHGMAGFPMYLGKLLPDVSIINGGDGARSHPTQALLDLLSAYERLGSLDGVKMVVAGDVKHSRVARSVAKAFRTMGALVSFCGPRSLMPSDLGSFGVSSYRENAKDAMREARIVYLLRIQRERQDQGLFPSFEEYHRFFGASREDISEDAVVMHPGPINRGVEIASDVADGPNSLILDQVRSGVAARMAVLELCLGGEAI; this is translated from the coding sequence ATGAGCTGGTCCAGAAAAAATCTTTTCGATCTGGAGGACTGGGACCGTAGTGATTTCGAGGTGTTCCTGGAGCTGGCCTCGAAGCACAAGGCATCTCTCGATACTCCGAAGAGAAGGGGAGAGCTTCTGAGGGGGAGGACCGTGGTGAACCTCTTTTTCGAGCCCTCCACCAGGACGAGGACGTCTTTCGAGATGGCCGAACAGTTCCTCGGAGCGGAGGTCATAAACTGGGCGTCTTCCGGATCCAGCCTATCCAAGGGCGAGACCCTCAGGGATACGGCTTGGACCTTGAAGGCCATGGGGATCGACTCTATCGTGATGAGACACGGCATGGCAGGTTTTCCCATGTATCTGGGAAAGCTCCTTCCGGATGTCTCGATAATCAACGGGGGAGACGGTGCGAGGAGCCATCCCACTCAGGCACTGTTGGACCTTCTTTCCGCCTACGAGAGATTGGGCAGCCTTGACGGAGTTAAGATGGTAGTTGCAGGCGACGTCAAGCACAGCAGAGTGGCCCGAAGCGTAGCCAAGGCATTCAGGACCATGGGAGCCTTGGTCTCCTTTTGCGGTCCTAGGTCACTCATGCCCAGCGATCTAGGGTCCTTCGGGGTATCATCCTACAGGGAGAACGCTAAGGATGCTATGCGGGAGGCTCGGATCGTCTATCTTTTGAGGATACAGAGAGAACGTCAGGATCAGGGGCTATTTCCGTCCTTCGAGGAATATCACCGTTTTTTCGGCGCATCCAGGGAGGATATCTCGGAAGATGCGGTAGTCATGCATCCCGGTCCTATCAACCGAGGAGTCGAGATAGCCTCGGATGTGGCGGACG